A portion of the Candidatus Margulisiibacteriota bacterium genome contains these proteins:
- a CDS encoding fibronectin type III domain-containing protein — MEKAIVNKTKIWLQQKKHKNGGYLPLLITASILIVFFANGCSTSPVVTNSATSIIQSLTISPEAVAPNSFISLSLDAFDTEGNKMFYRLGTGETLALDQNKNIVIQAPGDIGTAEIDLIVTNGRQDIFNKIKIRVDDTLPASTIRYGRATLSFGKSFDFFSGTVVDQCYGDMDYAYYYGNNNFLTFGGDRNGNYDYSDSFFDGGLISLTASNENIKDLNQVPESWAGLYYKFGDERISDADSKLKVGSVYCFLLKYENNFYGKFKIISFDDEKIVFDWVFQKTPGEKRFYDYAPSVLATNPPAAPTGLIATAKSSTEVILSWEAVNETDILGYQVYRSITNNKDFSKISSVGKTTTCVDTGLQAGITYHYKVKGIDSAYNESGYSSEIMVKTPSPEAIFSDGAENGASSWEVSGFSVSGTKAHNGDKSFYSGEGSNLNNLFKFKMPILISGTDILHFWVWYSAVTGHDYLKVEISEDGNNWISIKSYTGGHPYWSQENIELGSYSGKTLYLRFKYITDWTYSDGFYLDDITIER, encoded by the coding sequence ATGGAAAAGGCAATAGTAAATAAGACAAAAATATGGCTTCAGCAGAAAAAACATAAAAACGGCGGTTATTTGCCTTTGTTGATAACGGCTTCGATTTTAATTGTTTTTTTTGCAAATGGGTGTTCCACCTCGCCGGTTGTAACAAATTCGGCAACTTCGATCATACAATCTCTAACAATTTCACCAGAGGCCGTGGCGCCGAATAGCTTTATTTCGCTTTCTCTTGACGCTTTTGATACCGAAGGGAATAAAATGTTTTATCGCTTAGGAACCGGAGAGACCCTTGCCCTGGATCAAAATAAGAACATTGTAATCCAAGCTCCGGGAGATATCGGAACTGCCGAGATCGATCTCATTGTTACTAACGGCAGGCAGGATATCTTTAATAAAATAAAAATTCGTGTGGATGATACTCTTCCGGCAAGTACCATTCGATATGGAAGAGCCACTCTGTCATTTGGAAAAAGTTTTGATTTCTTTTCGGGGACAGTGGTAGACCAGTGTTATGGAGATATGGATTATGCGTATTATTATGGGAATAATAATTTTTTGACTTTTGGGGGTGATAGAAATGGTAATTATGATTATTCAGATTCATTTTTTGATGGAGGTTTAATCAGCCTAACGGCAAGCAACGAAAACATAAAGGATTTAAATCAAGTGCCTGAGAGTTGGGCAGGGCTCTATTATAAGTTTGGAGATGAACGTATAAGTGATGCTGATTCCAAACTCAAAGTTGGTTCAGTATATTGTTTTTTGCTTAAATATGAAAACAATTTTTATGGTAAATTTAAAATAATTAGTTTTGATGATGAAAAAATCGTTTTTGATTGGGTTTTTCAAAAAACTCCGGGCGAGAAAAGATTTTATGATTATGCGCCCAGCGTATTAGCAACCAATCCTCCAGCAGCCCCAACAGGCTTAATTGCCACGGCAAAAAGCTCCACTGAAGTCATTCTAAGTTGGGAGGCTGTAAATGAAACAGATATTCTTGGATATCAGGTATATCGAAGTATTACAAATAATAAGGACTTTTCTAAAATAAGTTCAGTTGGAAAGACTACAACCTGTGTCGACACAGGTTTACAGGCCGGTATAACATATCATTATAAGGTGAAAGGAATTGATTCTGCCTATAATGAGAGTGGCTACTCTTCGGAAATTATGGTCAAAACGCCTTCCCCTGAGGCCATTTTTAGTGATGGGGCAGAAAATGGAGCAAGCAGTTGGGAGGTGTCGGGATTTTCAGTCTCGGGAACAAAAGCTCATAATGGGGATAAAAGTTTTTATTCGGGCGAGGGAAGCAATTTGAATAATTTATTTAAGTTTAAGATGCCGATATTAATAAGTGGAACTGATATCTTGCATTTTTGGGTTTGGTATAGTGCTGTTACCGGGCATGATTATTTGAAAGTTGAGATATCAGAAGATGGAAATAATTGGATAAGCATAAAATCCTATACCGGTGGACATCCCTACTGGTCGCAGGAAAACATTGAACTCGGCTCTTATTCGGGGAAAACACTTTATTTAAGATTTAAATATATTACAGATTGGACATATTCAGATGGATTTTATTTAGATGACATTACAATTGAAAGGTAA